The genomic segment GAGGTGTGAGGTCAGCCCTCTTCCATCCCTGATTTTCGCGAAGGAAACCTCAAGTGCTCCTGGGCTCAAGAAGGGCACGATGTACCCTCGCAGCTGCTGTGAGCAGAGATCAGGTAACAAAGGCAGGTGCCCCCGGGGAGCCTGACCCCTGGTCCCTAGCAAAAGAGGGAATCAGTAAACTGTAGAATCGGGAGATACAGCAGAAAATACTTTTGACACGGGCTTCCTTCCTTGGCTGCTGCCTGGACCCTGTCACCTCTATCTCTGTTCCCCAGAAGGGTACGGGGAACCATGCGTAAAGGGCTAAGTGGGGCACAGTTTGGCAGCGCCCAACAGAGTCCATCCCACAGGGACTGCCTCTGGTCGCCACATCACCCACAAACCATCCATCACTTTCCCCAGTTGCGcactcctgctccctccctgtcATCTCCAGAATCAGGCATTTCCCACGCATCTCACATGGAGCCTGGAGCAACCACCTTCAACAGACAGGAACTTACGTTGGGTGGTGGTagggcagcagggaggagagGCTCATGCTGATAAAAGGAGCACAGAGCTTCCCACTCGAACCTTCACGGCAGAAGTGCATTCCTCTGGTCAACACCCTCCTCCTTAGTTATTTCCCATCATCTTATCACTCTCACCTGTCCGAAGCCCCCACGATGCAGATTCCTCACAAGGATTCTCCTCTGATGCCACTGAACCTAGTATGCACCTTGGACCCTCCCAGAGAGGTTATGTGACACACTTAGGGACAGAGCAGGGGCATCATGTGGGCCTCAAGGCAGCCAGTGCACTCTGGCACTGTCCACGGCCAGCACATGGTCCCCTTGGTGACTGAAGCAAGAGAAGGCTGCCCCAGTCTGCACAGACATGGTACCACTCCTCACCTGAGCACCTGGTCCAGGCGACCCTCAAGGAAGGAGATGGAGTCGAGGTAGAGCTCCTGCAGATGCTGAGGAACTGGGTGGTGAGCTGGCTGACGCAGTACTCCTCTTTCCCTGGTGGGGCCTGGGGGGTCATGTGGATGTGTGAGAGCAGCAGCTGGCGCAGGCTGCCCATCTGGCCCAGGTGTGGTGCAAACCTGCCCAGGGTGGCCAGCTTCCACGTGCAATTCACCTCCAGGTCCTGCACAGAGTCCAGCTGCACCATCTTCAGGATCTTCTTGATGTTATGCATCGGCATGGCAAAGATCTTCAGCTTCTGGCAGCACAGCTGGAGCAAGCCCCTCCTCTGCTTGACCTTCTTCAGGAGGTAGGCGAGGGACTGGTCAGGGGTGCCCTCCTTAAGGCACAGGTCTATGAGCACCTCCACAGGGGCCCAGGGCTGCTTTGGCCCCACCTTTGCATCTTCCACTCAGCGCCTCTTCCTCACGGGTGGGGCCGCCTCAGGCTCCAGCATCGAGCACATGCTGGCCCTGGTGCTGGACCACATAGTCCAAAAACCCTGATGGGCGTTCCTGAGCAAATCCAGCACCTGCAGCTTCCACCGCCTGTGAGGCAAACAGGAGACAGACAAGGACCACATGGCTCAGAATCCAGGCAAAGGCTCTATACTCCAGATGTCAGCTACTCGTGCTTCTGGGGCCTGCCTGGTGCCCCCTCCTTTAAGAGCCAGCAGGAACGGGGAGCAtgtgtgcctttttcttttcttttttctcttttttagggctgcacccatgacacatggaggtttccaggctaggggtcaaataagagctgtagccactggcctacaccacagccataccagatctgagcgagtctgacctataccacagctcacagcaatgccagatcttcaacccactgagtgaggccagggatcgaacctgtgtcctcatggtaactagtcagatttgtttccactgagccatgataggcactccttttttttttttttttttaaagggcacaccggcagcacatggatgtttccaggctaggaatcgaattggagctgcagctgccagcctatgccatagcaatgccagatccgagcagcatctacaacccataccacagctcacagcaatgccagatcgttaatccactgagtgaggccatggatcaaaccaacatcctcatggatactagtgggtttgtttctgctgagccatgacaggaactccacatgtgaCTTTTGTCACCTCATCACCTTAATCAGCCATGCACACCCTAATACCTGTTCCTAGAAAGGCCCAGCCCTGGCCCTAAGGCCCCCGGTGGCCCTGCACCCTCCCCGACCCCAGCTGCATTCTGCTCGGACCCCCAGGCCTTCTGCGTCACCCTCACCTGGGGCGGATCTCCTGGGCAAGCAGGACATCCAGGCCATCAAGCGCAGCTTGGAAGGTCTCCAGGCGAGGCTGATGCTCCTTCATCAGGGCccccagagggaggcaggggaagggccAGGCCTGCACCCATTGCCTTCAGGATCTCGCTGTGCCTCCCAGCAAAGGCCGCTGTGAACAGCGGTGGGAAGAGCTCGGTGGGCAGCTCCTCCAGAGCGGTGACGGCCAAGGCCTTGTTCTCAGCAGGCTCTGGGCTGCCAGTTCCAGGAGTTGGGGTGGGGCCCAGATGCCCATCCTGAAGAATCTGCTCCGGAATGAGTCCTCAGGGAGCATCGGTGGGCAAGGTGTCCTCAGGTCAATACCAATGACCTCGCTGCCCCTCCACCCTCCAGGGGACCCAACTCAGGGCCAAAGATACCCCTCTGACCAcaaagccacagctctgaccccACTGGCTCCAGGACAAGGCCCTCACCAGGCCCTGATGAAAGAGCAAGATGACCTCTGGTCCCATCTCATATCcaccagctgctgcacttttttttccttttagggctgcacctgcagcataagaaagttcccagggctCAATGTCctattggagccacagctgcaggcctacaccacagccacagcaatgtcagatctgagctgcgtctgcaacttacacatAGCTagaggcagtgctggatcctcaacccatggatcgaggccaaggatcaaacccaaatcctcatggaaactagcaggttcttaaccagctgagctatAAGAGGAACTCTCCACCACTGCACTTattcccagccctgctgctcacTGGCTACCTAGGAGCCTGACAGCTGACGCTACCCTCTTCAGAGAAAAGGACTGAAAATAACAGGAATAAGTTTAACCAGACATGGCCTCTTTCTAAACTCCAACAAATAACCCAGTCAGAAAAGATTAAGGAGCACCCACCCAATGGGTGCtattatgtcatttttaaaaatctttaaatcagggagttccctttatggctcagaggaaacaaacccaactagtatccacgaggatgtgggtctgatccctggcctcgctcgctcactgggttaaggatccagcgttgggagtttctgtcatgactcagcagttaacaaacctgactaatatctagGAGGACACAGATTTAATCcttgacctcgatcagtgggttaaggattcagcaccgccatgagttgtggtgtaggttgcaaaagcagcttggatctggagttgctgtggcgtaggccagcagctacagctccgattcgacccctagcctaggaacttacctatgctatggatgtggccttaaaaaggaaaaaaaaagaaaaaaaaagaaagaaaaactttaaatcaGAAACCATATAAATGGCAGAACAGTATTTGATAGCTTGTGGATGTtagatacaagaaaaaaataaactctaattcCAAGGCGTACTTTTCACTGTCTTTTCTACAATTATTATCATTACCACTCGGTTCAAGGTAGCAAAGAGCCCACAGTCAGAACAAAACCTCCACTCTGTAAAATATtctctggaatattttttaaagctttgggtttttaaaacaaccaaaaaaaaaaaatcactttagtacattcacaaaacCATAAATGACATGAACTAGAATTTATGGTCACAACCTAAATATGTAGTGTCATCCAAAATTTCCAACTAATTAATCAGatgtctttcatttaaaaaaaaaagaactgtttatAAGAATGGCATAAACCGAAGCAGAAATCAAAACATCTGGGATTAAATCAAAATTACATCCAGAAGCAGAAGCAAAGGCCGTTATTGCAAACATGtactgaaagacaaagaaaaattctaCAGCGTTTTGGCCTGCAGGGCCTGTCCCTGGAGACCCTGGCTGGGTGTCATTCAGAGAGAGTCCGAGGTTCTAGACAGCAGAGCGAGCCTGCATGGTGCTGGAAGCTGTCTGCTCGAGGCCACCACATCCCTCCTCTGGCTCCTGAGAAGCAGTTATAGGCTGTTGTGGCTACATTTTTCACAGTCTAGTTGAAACTCCCATTTCCAACTGAAAAGTGAAATCTAGTACTAGATCCCCATCCAGCTAACACTGGTTGAGTTTTTGAATTTCTCGTTATCTACAAATGACAGGATCATATGTCCATTTATGAaggcaaaagataaaagagaaccAACCTGAAAGTAGACTCGTTGGGAGAGGGAGGGCCACATCAAAATTACCCAAATATTTGAGTTAAGACAGCTTTATGCAGACCGTGGTATCaccccaaaagagaaagaaaaaagcaaaataaaactccTGAGTATCACACGGTCACTTATACGTTacctaaaacagaaaaacctgTGCCCACTTTCGGGGAAACAGGTACAACAGAGGGATGGTGGGGCTTCCAGATTTTGAGGGTTGAGGCTTCCCTGAACGAGGTCAAGTCAAAATTACAACTGGAGTTGTAATTAGGAGCtggcaaggaggagggaggggctgggcgaTTGAAATGAGACCAAGGTAATTACCCAAGGTGAAGTGTGTATTGCTTGAAGGAATTCTAAGATTTCTGTGGGATGGGCCAGAAAAACTGTAAGGGGTGTGGCAAGGAGGAATCCTGGCAGATCCCTCAAAGCTCCCCCACCCCAatctcctccctccctggaggCAAATGGCTTTCCTCCCAGGAACTGGGATGGCTAACTGgcctaagttttttttctttttgtcttttttagggcagaaccaggggcatctggaagttcccaggccagggaccgaatcagaactgcagctgccagcctacaacacagtcacTGCAACTCGGCATCCaagctgcacctacaccacagctcatggcaacaccagacccttaacccactgagcaggaccaaggattgaaccctcatcctcatggatactagtcggcatcattacagctgagccacgatgggaactcctggcttgagAAGATTAAACGTCGGAACTGGGCTGGGAGAGGCCAGAACAGTGGTGGCCAAACCTGGGACCTGCCTTGTCTAGTTCTGAAAGCTACCACTTTGAGGTCAGGGCTAGGGGCTCTTTGGGATCCCggaggcagggaggaaaagaaacatgGGTCCACacatatgggggtggggggtagagggCTGCAGATCCAGCTTGGGCTCTGTTCTATGGCCTGTTTCCTAACCATGACCTTCAGAGGCCTGTTCCCAAGTTTAAGTGGGTAACATGACATTTCCTGAATCCTAAGGAAGAAGTAAAGCACAAGCAGCTTCAAAAAGCTCCCCCGCCCCTCCTATAAGTCTCTCACTTACAGGGATTCTGGCAGGAGAGCGCCATTAGGCCCACCAACAAAATTTTTTCTGAGTCAAGCTTGGGTGCACTGACATGGCTGCCTTCTCCCTCAGGAGATGGGGAGCTAAATGCGGCATTGAAAGATTTAGGGACAATTTCCCTGCTGGGCTGGCACCCGAGTCAGTTCCACTGAGGTTTCAGAACAGACGGAACCGCTCTACCCCCAGCATTGTGACACCTCCACAATTCTTTCACTCCACTGGCCAGGAGGCTGGCTCTCCCTGAAGGATGCTCTCCATTTTGGTAATTTCCCAGAGACTACTTTCTTCAAATTTCCACCATCCCTATCAGCAGCCTCTGCCTAAAATGGGGTTAAGGTGAAAGGTGCCCTATGGACATCTGAACTCATAGGAAATCACCTTTACCAATCAGGTGACAATGTTGTTGACAGTGAACAAATCATGAACATCCCTGACTATGCAGCAGCCTCTGGGCGCAGAAGCAGTGCTGGCACTTTTCATCCAGTACCTCACATAACCTTCACAGAAAGGCTCAAGGTCACTGCTAAGTTTCCTTTACAGCCTGGTGAACCCAGGGCTCAGCCAGAGGCAGACACCTGCTGTGTTTGTTCACAGGAGGGGTTTGGATACATCTGCCCATCGAGTGTTAGGAAGAGCTGCTGACTTTATGTGGACCTTGGGGACAAAGTAAACTGCAGGCATCCAAGGCTGGGACATTTTCTATGGGATCCCAGCATCCCTGAGAGCTAAGAAGGCAGGAAGGACCACCATCTTTGAATGACCTAGTATCAGTGGAACACTCTTCCCCAGTGAGGCAGGGGACACCCTGTGGCCAGAGGCAGAGCACCAGGGGCACATCCCCACAAAAGGCTGTCCTTCCTGCCCAGGACAACCCCAGGGCCCTAGCATGAGTCACTTGGGGGAGCGTCTCTACCACGTCTTGGTCACCTGTTCTCATTATTGCGAGGGCCAGAACCACATCTGAGCTCATCTGTGGGGTGTCCTGTGCCCCTTCCTTCTCCAGTCACAGAATTAATTCCTACTGGGATCCCAGAGCATCTCCTCACAGCCTCACTGGGATCGTGAGAATGGATCTCCACCCTAAGTTCTCTTCGGGGCTGGTGCTCACCAGGCAGGCTTCTCTTTCCACACCCCTGGCACATCAGCCCACCTCTCCTAGAGCCTGCGCTGTGGCCATAATGCAGGGGACTCACCCTTCCACTGGCATCAACAAATCAAGGACTTGCCCCCAATTCTTCGGAGGTATTTGGGACAACACGGCACGTGTAAACGAAAAAAAGCCCAGTTGCTTATTTCAGGATCCAAAGCACTGGAGGACAACCCTTCCCAGCTTTCAGGGAAGACCCCACCCCTGCTGGTTTTCAGAGGCACCAGGCCAATGGGAGGTCCTGGGGACCAGGCCCGATGCACCAGCTCTCCCATCTTTGGCTCCCTTGACCCAGCTCTGGAACAGACAGATTCCACCTGGGATCCAGCAGGTCATCTTCCCCCTGGAGTTCAGATCTCTTTTGCCCTCTGGGCCTTTTGAAAAGTCACAGGTCTCTGTCAGCCCGCTCCACCTCTTCCTGGTCTCAACAAGATGTGGTTTCACTGCAGATCCAGTGATATCTAGACTCAAACAAGCGAGtgtccctctttcttcctccccaatGAGGACCTGCCTGATATCCAGGTCACCCTGGATCCAGCCAGTTAATCCCCAGGGAGGTGCTTCTAGAGGcaaagcaggggagggagaggctgagggCTCCTCCAGGctggtggggcaggagggggaggaaggaaatgaCAGCAGAGCAGGGGGTCCGGTTTCCTGGCTCTCAGAGCTGTGTCCTTGACATTCTGGAGATGTGTCTGGGACCACAGTGGGCACTGCAGGCCTGGACTTGGGGGCTGGGAGTGTCGCCAGGGGCTGGTTCTGTTGGCCTTGGCCTGGGGGAGGTGCCAGCTGCTgtgccccatcccccaccccaagggcacagagggagagagagaggcgaGCCCTGACCCTGGACACAAAGATGAGGTTTGGAGAGAAGGTACCCACCCTTGGCATTTGGCCCCAGAGAGAACAATTCTTGGGACCTGTGCATGGTCGGCCTCATCATGGCCTTTTGTGACCGCGAGAACCTTGTTttgggaagagagggaaagaatgggTTGTGGTATTGGGGCCCAGTCACCCATCTGACCTCAAACCTCTAAAGCCGAACCAGCCCTGGATTTACTATAGACATTTACAGAGTGCGGGCTGGGGGCCTAGCAACTGCTGATCTGGGACATACCCATCACAAATGTCATCTTCTTCTCTTCAGAACTAAGTACTAGGGAGGTGACAAAAACACAGTAGTGTAATTAATGCTGCTGGATTTTACATGTGAAAGTTAAGAGGGTAAATCTTCAGCGTTCTCATCATAGGGAAAACAACTTCTATTTAGTTTTGTATCCATTTGAGATGCTGGATGTTCACCAACTTATCACCACATCACCACCAGATGGATGTCAAGGCAACTCATGAGGTGGAACCCCTTAAACTCACGCAGGGCTGTGTGTCAATTCTAGCTCAATAAGgctggaggaaaagaaatgcaCAGTCTTCTACTCACAGTGTCTCTGAGGCATCTTTCACTTGACTGAGcatacaaatgaaaaacaagcaaGCTGAAAAAATGATGACAGGTGGACTTGGCCTGCATGGTGGAGCAGGGCTATCAAGATGACCATGCACAAGCAAAATGCAAAGCAACCTTCTTCATCGAAGACAAAATTATGAATTTTCTGCAGCcattacataattttttcaaaacattaaGAACTCTTACACAATCCATTGTgcttacaaaaatgaaaaaaaatagtaagactACTTCTTTTTTAAGTACtttgtgactttctttttctggccatagCACAcagaggcttgatgtgggacctcaattcccagactggggactgaacctgggctgtagcagtgaaagtgccaaattctaaccactagaccaccagggaactcctgatacactgtgacttttttttttttttttttggcggccctgaggcatatggagttcctgggccagggatccgatccaagccacagcttcagcaatgccagatccttaacccactgtgccacttcggggactgaacccgagtcccagtgctcccaagaagcTGCCGATCTCGTTGTG from the Phacochoerus africanus isolate WHEZ1 chromosome 15, ROS_Pafr_v1, whole genome shotgun sequence genome contains:
- the PRAME gene encoding LOW QUALITY PROTEIN: melanoma antigen preferentially expressed in tumors (The sequence of the model RefSeq protein was modified relative to this genomic sequence to represent the inferred CDS: inserted 3 bases in 3 codons; deleted 1 base in 1 codon; substituted 1 base at 1 genomic stop codon); this encodes MLPEDSFRSRFFRMGIWAPPQLLELAAQSLLRXKALAVTALEELPTELFPPLFTAAFAGRHSEILKAMVQAWPFPCLPLGALMKEHQPRLETFQAALDGLDVLLAQEIRPRRWKLQVLDLLRNAHQGFWTMWSSTRASMCSMLEPEAAPPVRKRRXVEDAKVGPKQPWAPVEVLIDLCLKEGTPDQSLAYLLKKVKQRRGLLQLCCQKLKIFAMPMHNIKKILKMVQLDSVQDLEVNCTWKLATLGRFAPHLGQMGSLRQLLLSHIHMTPQAPPGKEEYCVSQLTTQFLSXLQELYLDSISFLEGRLDQVLRCLKMPLETLSITNCLISESDLMHLSQCPSISQLTDLGLIGVNLTSMSSRPLQVLIERASATLQDLDLDECGIMDSQFSALLPALSRCSQLTTFSFCGNPISMAVLESLLHHTVGLSKLSQMLYPAPLESYEDVRGTLHLGRLAQLHXRLKQMLQESGRPGMVWFSANPCPHCGDRTFYDPEPILCPCYMPVLPCAWLAGFVLGTQTLLPRLTRILNTSWFQTVQCGWEKAR